In Nitrosopumilus sp., the genomic stretch TGAGATTTCCCAAGTAGAGGCGATCGAAAAGGAAAGAGCCCAAACTGAATCCTTCGGGAGATGTGGTGTTTTGGTATGATAATATGGAATCTTGGAGCACAGCTGAAATGATCTGAAAAGTTCTGGCATAGAGGGTGATACCCCCTTAAGCGAAGTGTGAATAGTCCTATTCATACCCGAGTAGTTGTCCTTGGTAGTGGGCAATGAATATGGGTGAAAGTAGCATCCGAGGCTAAATATCTCTCAAGACCGATAGTGGACTAGTACCGTGAGGGAAAGCTGAAAAGTACCCCGGAAGGGGGGCGAAAAGTGCATGAAACCTATTGCTTACAGACGTGCGTGGCATGAAAGGTGATTTTTTCAGATTGGAGATTCTAGCAATAGAGTTGAAGATTTGATGTTCAAATCATCAGTGTCACGCGTTCCGTCTCGAAACACGGGCCAAGGAGCTAACCGTTATGGCAAGCTTAAACCTGTAAAGGTGTATGCGAAGGGAAACCGAGTTCTCGCAGCTTCGCAAGAAGTCAGGAGAAGCGTGTGAAAGTGCGTAGAGTCATAGCGGCTAGGCTAGAAGCCAGTCGATCTATTCCTGAGCTAGACGAAGGCGGGCGAAAGCCCGCTGGAGGTCTTAAGACGTTCTGACGTGCAAATCGTTGTTGTGACTTGGGAATAGGGGTCAAAAACCAATCTAGACTGGCGCTCGCTAGTTCCAACCGAAGCGTCTCGCAGGGCGTGCTTTGTGGAGATAGTGTTTCCGGTAGAGCACTGATAGAGAGGCGCGGGGGAGAAATCCCTCACCTCTCATTCAAACTCCGAACGGATACACATCGTAGAAGCAAGGACACGGGTTCATGTGGCGTAAGGCTCATGACCGAAAGGGGTTTAACCCAGACTGAAGTTAAGGTCCCCAAATCTTTGCTAAGTGTCAAGCTAAAGAGCGTATTCTCGCCAAGACAGCAGGGAGGTAAGCTCAGAAGCAGCTATCCTTTAAAAAGTGTGTAACAACTTACCTGCCGAGGGGGGATGCCTCAAAAACGGACGGGGCTAAAGCAAAGTACCGATACTTTAGATAATCATCAGTGGATGATTCGTGGTAGGTTGGCGTAGTGATTGGGTCGAAGCAGGGCGGTGACGTCCTGTGGACCGGTTTCTATTGCAGATCTTGGCGGCAGTAACAGCATAGTATAGTGAGAATCTATACCACCGCAAGCGTAAGGGTTTCCAGGCAATGCGTTATCAGCCTGGAGGTAGTCGATCCTAAGGTTTGCCTCAAAAGAGTAAATCGAATGGGAAACTAGTTAATATTCTAGTACCTTACATGGAGCGTTTGAGCTATATGGTTAGCTTCCGGATAGGGGTTGTACAATCATCGTTGTATCTAACTATTCAAGGATTGGGGAGTGTCGTAATGACGAGAACCAGTCCGAGGTAGGAATGGCTTCGCGTTAGCGAAGTTTCCTCGAGTCCAGGAGACCATGAAAGACTGTGTAGTTAGCAAAATGTAAGTTCGTACCCAGAACCGACACAGGTGCGCTGGCTTAGAAAGCTAAGGTGCTACGGGTATACCGTATGGCGAGGGAATTCGGCAAATTAGTCCTGTAGCTTAGGTATAAGGGATGCCTGCGGTCTTCATGAGGAATGGGGACCGCAGGTTGCAATGACAAGGGGGTTTCGACTGTTTAATAAAAACACAGGCGACTGCTAGTCCGAAAGGATTTGTATAGTCGCTGAATCCTGGCCGGTGCCGGTACCTAAAACTTGGGTTCAACCGAGCTAAGGGCCGGTTAACGCCGGGAGTAACTCTGACTCTCTTAAGGTAGCCAAATGCCTTGTCGGGTAAGTTCCGACGCGCATGAATGGAACAACGAGAGCCCCACTGTCCCCGCCTACAACCCGGTGAAGCCACATAAGGTGGACGAACAGTCCATCAACTTCCATCGGGGAGAGAAGACCCCGTGGAGTTTTACTGCAGCTTGTGCTTGTGGTATAGTAAGAATTGCACAGGGTATCTGGGAGCCATGCTTAACATTCCCCGGGATGTTAAGAAGCAACGATGTAACACCAGACTCTTTTTGCAGTACCACTTATCCAGTGAAGACCGGAGACACGTGCAGGTGGGCAGTTCGGCTGGGGCGGCACCCCTTTGAAAAGATATCAAAGGGGCCCAAAGTTGAGTTCAAACGGGGCAGAAATCCGTTGAAGAGGGCAAAGCCAAAAACTCGACTGAATGGATTTCCAAACGCACGGAATTCATAGACGAAAGTCTGGCTTAGCGATCCTTCGTGTGCCCACTATTGGGGCCCGGAGGTGACAGAAAAATTACCCCAGGGATAACAGGCTCGTCGCGGGCGAGAGCTCCTATCGACCCCGCGGTTTGGTACCTCGATGTCGGCTTTTCCTATCCTGGTCCTGCAGCAGGGGCCAAGGGTGAGGCTGCTCGCCTATTAAAAGGGAACATGAGCTGGGTTTAGACCGTCGTGAGACAGGTCGGTCTCTGCCTGATGGAAGCGCGAATAACTGAGGGGAAGTTGCTCCGAGTACGAGAGGAACAGAGCAGCGTGGCCACTGGTTTACCGGTTGTCTGATAAGGCAGGCCGGGCAGCTAAGCCATTTAGGCTAAGTGCTGAAAGCATCTAAGCACGAATCCTATCCCGAGACAAGTTATTCTTTCGTAAGATGAAGGTCGGCAGCAGAATACTGCGTTGATAGGAAGGTGGTGTGGATCACAAGCTTCGGCGAGTGGTGAGCCAGCCTTTACTAATAGACCAACACATCGGTTCAGCCACTTACATAGAGACTATGCGCGATGAATCATTTCATTCATCAAGTGGAAAAATATACACGACTTGTACGATGATTTTATTTTTAATCATTCTTTAGCTAATGCTATAGATTTTTTTATATGATTATAAATTTCCTAGTGGATACTATACACGACAAAAAAATTATTTCCTGGCAACATCAATTTTCATTCAGATTATCAAATTCATTATTTGTTGTGGATGATTGAATTTTGAATAAATTTTATTCCTAAATTTGAAGTAAAATTTGCAAACAATGCTTTGTTGGAAAGATACTGGATTGATTAATTCTTCAGTTTCTATCCCTCCAAATATTTTTTGACAATTTCTTTCTGAGTTGATTTTTTCTCATCCTTTACACTATACAAGTATGTTAAAAATAATCCATTGATGTTAAATGGAATATTTTTTCAATAAGTGTATTATTTCTTTTCTGATCAAATTTGTTTTTCTATATTTTTAATACAATCATGACAAATTACAGACTTGTCTGATAAATCTCGTATAATGTCCTTGTTCTGAAATTCTGAGTCATATGTAGCACCAATGACTGTTTTGTTTGTCCATACCTGATAATCTTCTTTCTTTTTACCACAAACAAAACAATTCACACGTCTTTTACAAAAAGAACAAACTTAAGGGTTTGCTAAAGTTTTGGCAAATTTCCTGATTTATCTAAATTTGATTTACAAACTTTGCAATACAACCTAACTTCTGTTGATGGAAATTCAATTCCGCAATTTTTACAAATGTAAAATTTTCGCTCACTCACAAATTTCTAACAAAACGAATGAACTTAAGCTTATGGATAGTTTCAAAAAATATGTTCTAATTGTAATTTTTTTATGTTCTCTAAATTATCTCGTTTGTAGAAAATAGTATTCCTAATCTGAGGGACTTCTATGCTGATTCAATTCCTGCTCCTGTCATAATATTTTTAAAAAGAATTGGCGTATTTGGCATGCCTATAATATACTACTATTTACTCTGTTATCGAAAATAACACACAAGCGCTTGTATTATATCAAATGATAAATCTGAATATATATGGGTCTTACATCATCATTAAAAAAATTAAATTTGAATTTGTCTGATTTGGAAGAAATTCTTACAGATCATTCTATTGCTACAGTTACTGACAATGAAGGGACTATTGTGTATGCAAACAAAAAATTTTGTGAAATATCAAAATATTCTGAAGACGAATTATTGGGGCAAAACCATAGGTTATTGAAATCTGGTAAACATTCCGACCAATTTTACAATGAATTGTGGACTACAATATCTAAGGGGAAAAATTGGAATGGTGAAATAAAGAATCGTGCAAAAGATGGTTCATTTTATTGGGTTAAAACTACAATTATTCCAATTATGGATTCTCAAAAAAATATAAAATATTATGTTGCGATCAGAACTGATATTACTAGAGAAAAACAAATGCAAGAAAAACTCTCACATGCTGAAAAGCAACTAGCGCAACAAAATCTTTCACTTGCAGCTAAAGTTGCAATGAAAAGTTCTGACATCGTGAAGAACGAACGACTAGCAACAATAGGAACTATGGCAAGCAGGATTGCTCATGACCTGAAAAATCCCTTGACAATATTGCATACATATGCTGATATGTTAACACCTGAGATTCTCTCAAAACTGGATTCTAAAGATAAAGAAAAATGGTTTCGATTACAAAACTCCATCTTTGATATGCATAGAATAATAGATGATGTTTTAGATTTTGCCAGAACCAGTGAAATAAACAAGAAAAAAGTTCCATTTTTGAGTATTCTGAGATTGTCTATGAATCATGTGCGTTCCTCTTATGGTATTATAATCAAATTGCCTGAGAATGATGTGACTTTGAACTGCGATCGTAGAAAGATTGAAGGTGTAATGTCTAATTTGATCAATAATGCAGTTCATGCATTAGACGGCCAGGGTGAAATTGATATTTCATTATCTTTGGATTCTGAATTTGTTACTATCAAAGTAAAGGATTCGGGTCCTGGAATTCCTGATGAAAACATGGAAAAAATCTTTGAACCAATGTTTACAACAAAAAATACTGGTACTGGCCTAGGGTTAGTAATTTGTAAAAGCATAGTTGAACAACATGGTGGAAACATATCTGTTAGTAATAATCCTACAACTTTTACCATAAAATTACCTCTTTAGATGAATTATTCTTCCAATTCTATGTCGTTTTGAAGTTCTTTTGGCAATCCTGCCCACCATTCTTTATGATTATCAGACATCAAGCAAAATATTTTAAAACTTGCTAATAGATCTGTTGGTTAAATCTTCAAAGTAATTATTCAAGAAAATCTGACAAAATTTAATCTTTCAAATATTTGATATCTGAAATATCATCCACATCTTTGATTTTTACAACCAATGTGTCTCCTAGTTTATTGAAAATTCTTTGACGTTTCTCATTGGTCAAAAACCATCCTAAAACTACGTCTATTGGAAGCAAAAATGCTTTACCGAAACTACTGATCAATATGCCTTTCAAACTTGGCCTTTCTCCAATAATGTTAACTGTTTTTAAATTCATGATTTTTTTCCCAACTGTTTGACCTATTTTGTATTCTAACACAGTCCAATACACAAAAAATAAAATACTGGTTGGAATGTATTGTATGTTTTCCATCCAAAATGAATTTTCTTCAAACTCATAATCTAATGAACCGAATGAAACAAAAATTAGAACCGTTGAAATACTTGAAACAATGATAAAATCAATTAACCACGCAAAAAATCTGTCTGCCCATTTTGCAATAATTATCTTTGATGATCCTTCTGAATTTGATTCATCCATAATTTCAATATTCAACTCAAATTAATAAAATGTGTTAATCACTAGCTAATATCTATTCCAACATAGATAATTTATTCTGGAATACTGATGGATATCTATGAAAGCAAAATTTGCTACATCATGTAGCTCCTGTGGGGATAAAATTCAACCAGGAAAAGAGATCTCAAAAAACAAAGATGATATTTGGGTTCATAAGCACTGTGCTGAGGATTCAGAAGGATTGCCCTAGAAATTAATACCCCTCAATTTTAAATAAATTTGAAATTATTTTTGATATCGATTAATCCTTTTCATGCATTACTCTGGACATTTCGAAGAAATGAAAAAGATGTTGTCAATCTTTACAACACTCTTTCACCAGTCATGCAGATAGCAACAGGTGGCTCTATGCTTAATTTTGGTTATTGGTCATCATGTAATGCAGATCCTATTTCAGCTCAAAATAATCTGTGTTTGATTTTTGGAGATTTAGCTGAATTGTCTTCTGCAAAACATGTGGTAGATGTTGGAAGTGGTTTGTCTGCTCCATCAAAATTATGGGGAGATGTTTTTCCAAATTTGGAGTTGTATGATATAAACATTAATTTCAACCAACTAATTTCTTCTGGAACACAAAAAAACATAGAGTTCTTAAACGCTACTTCTACAAAATTACCCTTTGCTAATAATTCTGTTGATCGTGTATTGGCATTGGAATCTGCACAACACTTCCGTCCTTTATCTGATTTTATCTGTGAATCAAAAAGAATATTGAGCACATCTGGATTACTTGTAATTGCAATTCCTATAACAACTGGAAATTCATCATTTGGAAAATTAGGAGTTTTGAAATTTACTTGGTCCTCTGAACACTACAGTTTGGATTATTTGAAAAATCTACTTATAGACACTGGATTTTCAATTTCTGATGAACTATACATTGGTTCTGATGTTTATCCTCCTCTAACGAATTATTATCTTGAAAATAGAGAACGATTGAAAAAATTGATTTTAGAAAATTATCCCAAATATGTCGAACAAATTCTTTTCAAATCTCTTTTAAAAATGAGACAAGCATCTGAAGACAAAATAATTGATTATGTTTTATTAAAATGTCATATGTAGTTATACTTTGATGATGTTTCGAGAAATTAGATTTTCAATAGCTCGCAAATACTCTTCTTCTGGAATTCTTTCATCTAGTAACCATACTGTTGTTTTTTTCAACCATTCTGGAATTTTTATTTGATGTTCCTCTATGTTATATTTGGAATCAAAAAAGTTAGTATCTGTAATTTTCGTTTTCTCCCCTACTGATAACACAGTTGTTTCATGATGCTCATACAGAAATACTAGTCCTGTATTTTTGTCAATCACTTTGGTATTCTGACCAGTTGTATCCGTTGCATACCATGATTGTTTCATCTGATTTTCAAAAATATGGGTGGTCTCACTTACAATTTTTAAATTATTTGAAATCTTGTCTCCCAAACTAATCTGAGTTGGAACGACAAATTCGTAATATTCACAACATTCATCGTTTTTGATAAGCCCATTTTTCTCTAATGTGATTTCTTCTTTTATTTTTCCCTCATCAGAAATTTTTTCTACAGTTAATGTGATTTCTTCATTGATAATTGATTTTACTGTGTGTTTAATTGTTGAGATGTTTCCAAACTTATCAAAATGGGAATACTTGATAAAATCTCCTTCTTTCAAACATATTTCATTTCCATCACAATTTTTTTCAATAAAATCTAATTTTAAAATTCCTGCTTCTAACATTGTTCTAACAACGTATGCAAAACCAGCATCTTGATTTTCTCCATTGACCCATAATCTTGCCTCTCTTTTTGCCCAATCAGGAATTATATCTGAAATAACTATGTGTCTATCTTTGATGTAACTTGAATCTCCCAGATATTTTTCAATTTCAGCAATTAATACAATATTTCTTGCCTCGTGAGTACTATTCCATGCCACATGATTGTATAAAATTGCGCATGCTCTAAGATTTGGAAACTGTGGATGCTGTAACGTTAAATCATAAATGCCAAGTAATTGGTATTCTTCATAAAAAAACTCACAAAATTTTAAAATATCTTCTGTGGTGGTTATCTCAAAATCAGGTGTGTGGGCAAAAGCACTTTGAGCATTAAAACTAAAAATTATAAAAATTCCTAAAATTCCCCAAATCACTGTTTTCAATAATGAACTATCTCTTACTTTTGCTTATTAATTCCATGTAAAAAATTCTTAAACATGAAGACCAATTTGGAATTTTGTTGTGGTCTGGTTTAAGTTTCTTGAAATTGACTAGGTTTTTATTTTTGATGTCTTAACTAATATTACAATGTTAAAACCTGATGTTGCTTTGAAATTATATAGTGAAAAATGTGATGAATTGCTTCATGAAAAGGAGATTAGATTTGCAGGCATTGTTGATAAAGATGGCCAACTGATAGCTGGTGGATTTAAGGAAGGACTTGTTCCTCACGAAGGTGATGAGACGAGATTGCAGTCTTTTCTGGAGTTTGTTTCAAAAGCATCTATTCGTAAAGAATATGATGAAAGTTTGGGACCAATTAATTATCTTGCAGCCCGACGTGACAAGGCAGTTTTGGTAAGCTTTCCGTTCCCGATCACACAAATTCTTTTGTTAATTTCAGCTGAACCTACTGCTAATATTGAAACTTTGGCAAAAAAAGTCGTTGAAATATTCACCGACGTTACTTAAAACTGCCATCTATATCTGTAGAATTGTTTAATTATCTCTGATCGAATCATCATTCAAATATGAAATATTTTTTTATATTATTTTTATTACTATTACTTGCACCGCTTGGTTTGACTTCCACACATGCAACTGTGAATAATTTCACTACTGATAAAACACTGTATTATCTGGGCGACTCTATGAGAATCTCTGGAAATGTTGATGTTGATCCTGCAATTCCAACAATTATAGTTCAAATTATCACTCCTAGCGGAAGTGGTTTGGCTCATATTGACAGCATCATCCCAAAATCTGATGGTACTTTCACAAAAACTATTCACACGGGTGGTCCAACTTGGAATGAAAATGGAGAATACGTCATAAAAATCTCATATGGTGGAAATCTTGAAAAATCGATTGATTATGAAAATACATCAAGCAGTTCTCAATCAACCGTGTCTCAATCAAACCCTTTGCCTCCATCACCTGAACAAAAATCTGATGATGTATCTGATGATGTATCTGATGTTTCCTTTACAGAAAACCCTAAAATGAGAATTTTGGGATTTCCTGCTTTTGATAAATCTCCACAATACTATATTGACAGATATAACACTGAACCTCAATACCGCTCTTGGTTTGATTCACAATTCCCATTTTACGAAATTTATGATGTTGTAGGTTACAGCCCTACTCATATTGAAAATTTTCCCTCTCATGATAAATCTCCACAATACTATATTGACAGATATAACACTGAACCTCAATACCGCTCTTGGTTTG encodes the following:
- a CDS encoding DUF6659 family protein; its protein translation is MLKPDVALKLYSEKCDELLHEKEIRFAGIVDKDGQLIAGGFKEGLVPHEGDETRLQSFLEFVSKASIRKEYDESLGPINYLAARRDKAVLVSFPFPITQILLLISAEPTANIETLAKKVVEIFTDVT
- a CDS encoding RDD family protein, with product MDESNSEGSSKIIIAKWADRFFAWLIDFIIVSSISTVLIFVSFGSLDYEFEENSFWMENIQYIPTSILFFVYWTVLEYKIGQTVGKKIMNLKTVNIIGERPSLKGILISSFGKAFLLPIDVVLGWFLTNEKRQRIFNKLGDTLVVKIKDVDDISDIKYLKD
- a CDS encoding class I SAM-dependent methyltransferase translates to MKLFLISINPFHALLWTFRRNEKDVVNLYNTLSPVMQIATGGSMLNFGYWSSCNADPISAQNNLCLIFGDLAELSSAKHVVDVGSGLSAPSKLWGDVFPNLELYDININFNQLISSGTQKNIEFLNATSTKLPFANNSVDRVLALESAQHFRPLSDFICESKRILSTSGLLVIAIPITTGNSSFGKLGVLKFTWSSEHYSLDYLKNLLIDTGFSISDELYIGSDVYPPLTNYYLENRERLKKLILENYPKYVEQILFKSLLKMRQASEDKIIDYVLLKCHM
- a CDS encoding PAS domain-containing sensor histidine kinase — protein: MGLTSSLKKLNLNLSDLEEILTDHSIATVTDNEGTIVYANKKFCEISKYSEDELLGQNHRLLKSGKHSDQFYNELWTTISKGKNWNGEIKNRAKDGSFYWVKTTIIPIMDSQKNIKYYVAIRTDITREKQMQEKLSHAEKQLAQQNLSLAAKVAMKSSDIVKNERLATIGTMASRIAHDLKNPLTILHTYADMLTPEILSKLDSKDKEKWFRLQNSIFDMHRIIDDVLDFARTSEINKKKVPFLSILRLSMNHVRSSYGIIIKLPENDVTLNCDRRKIEGVMSNLINNAVHALDGQGEIDISLSLDSEFVTIKVKDSGPGIPDENMEKIFEPMFTTKNTGTGLGLVICKSIVEQHGGNISVSNNPTTFTIKLPL